Proteins from a genomic interval of Zonotrichia leucophrys gambelii isolate GWCS_2022_RI chromosome 5, RI_Zleu_2.0, whole genome shotgun sequence:
- the TMEM179 gene encoding transmembrane protein 179, producing MALSNFLFAQCICYFLAFLFSFIVVVPLSENGNDFHGRCLLFTEGMWLNANLTVERQRFTVQEWGPEAACRFSIFTGLLSLLLATVQAWRTLFFLCKGHEDSFFYAFLNLLISAFVVFITFIASTIVSVGFNMWCDAITEKGSMPNSCEELQDIDLELNLENSAFYDQFAIAQFGLWAAWLTWLAITILAFLKVYHNYRQEDLLDSLIHEKELLLGRSPSRSSLQDDKSGMI from the exons ATGGCGCTCAGCAATTTCCTCTTCGCTCAGTGCATCTGCTATTTCCTGGCCTTCCTCTTCAGCTTCATCGTGGTGGTGCCACTCTCCGAGAATGGCAACGACTTCCACGGCCGCTGCCTGCTCTTCACCGAGGGCATGTGGCTCAACGCCAACCTGACGGTGGAGCGGCAGCGCTTCACGGTGCAGGAGTGGGGGCCCGAGGCCGCCTGCCGCTTCAGCATCTTCACcgggctcctgtccctgctgctggccacagtGCAGGCCTGGAGgaccctcttcttcctctgcaaAGGGCACGAGGA CTCTTTCTTTTACGCCTTCCTGAATCTGCTGATCAGCGCCTTTGTGGTGTTCATCACATTTATTGCCAGCACTATAGTGAGTGTAGGATTTAACATGTGGTGTGATGCAATTACTGAAAAAGGAAGCATGCCAAATAG CTGTGAAGAGTTGCAGGATATAGATCTTGAGCTGAACTTGGAAAACTCTGCTTTCTATGACCAATTTGCTATTGCACAG tttggtctctgggctgcctggctgACCTGGCTGGCAATTACCATCCTGGCTTTCCTGAAGGTTTATCACAACTACAGGCAGGAGGATCTGCTAGACAGCCTGATCCAtgagaaggagctgctgctagGAAGATCCCCTTCACGATCCTCTTTGCAAGATGACAAAAGTGGCATGATCTAA